The following coding sequences are from one Musa acuminata AAA Group cultivar baxijiao chromosome BXJ1-6, Cavendish_Baxijiao_AAA, whole genome shotgun sequence window:
- the LOC135675439 gene encoding receptor-like protein EIX2: MASCTRSTHPVPRHYSFGLWLTSFLLFTAATTPTTKGCVEGERDALLDFKTGIVKDPSSRLSSWRGRVDCCRWSGVVCDNRTGHVVVLNLQNSDPYNYETSIGGEIRPSLLLLTHLERLNLGYNDFGGIQIPKFLGSLTELTYLDLSSSNFSGAIPPQLGNQSRLRYLDLNSLYDSTIDGLHWLSRLTSLRYLDMSLMKLSMSSHNWLQAVNMLSSLEELHLQDCGLTNLHSSLSHVNLTTLATLDLHGNLFNSTFPDWLWKLHNLSYLDLSFSMLHGAISAGIGNLTGLRELHLSDNSLSGPVPTEIGICNSLKLIDLRDNSLFGPIPAGIGNLTGLRLLYLDHNSLFGVIPAGIGKLTGLRELRLNDNSLSGPIPIEIGKLSNLTVLSLSREIPVEIGSLSALQTLNLSKNNFVGQIPEAIGGMKLLETLALSFNKLSGVIPQSFSALNSLSHLNLSYNNLSGAIPSGNQLRTLEDASIYIGNVQLCGPPVTKSCSDDPNVDSTEEEYEQGSHVLSFYFGTGLGYLVGLWSVFVIMLFKKDWRLFYFAMMDKIYDRAYVAIKIRMRNWNDAAGRT, encoded by the exons ATGGCCTCTTGCACCAGAAGCACACACCCTGTGCCTCGGCACTACTCTTTCGGGCTTTGGCTTACGAGCTTTCTTTTGTTCACGGCGGCAACAACGCCGACGACGAAAGGGTGCGTAGAGGGCGAGAGGGACGCCCTCCTCGACTTCAAAACCGGCATCGTCAAGGATCCTTCCAGCCGTTTGTCATCATGGCGAGGCCGAGTAGACTGCTGCAGATGGAGCGGGGTGGTCTGTGACAACAGAACCGGCCATGTCGTGGTGCTCAACCTCCAGAATTCCGACCCTTATAACTATGAGACGTCTATCGGAGGTGAGATCAGACCATCCTTGCTCCTTCTAACTCATTTGGAGCGCCTCAACCTCGGCTACAATGACTTCGGTGGGATCCAAATCCCGAAATTTTTGGGTTCCCTTACCGAGTTGACGTATCTCGACCTCTCCTCGTCCAACTTCAGCGGAGCCATTCCTCCCCAGCTGGGCAACCAGTCCAGGCTCCGCTATCTCGACCTAAATTCACTATATGACTCAACGATCGATGGCCTGCACTGGCTCTCGCGTCTCACTTCCTTGAGATACCTCGACATGAGCTTAATGAAACTTTCCATGTCCTCCCACAATTGGCTTCAAGCGGTGAACATGTTGTCCTCACTAGAGGAGCTACATTTACAAGACTGTGGCCTCACCAATCTAcactcttctctttcccatgtcaaCCTCACGACACTGGCCACTCTCGATCTCCATGGCAACCTCTTCAACTCCACCTTCCCCGACTGGCTATGGAAACTCCACAACCTCTCTTATCTTGATCTCAGTTTTTCTATGCTTCATGGTGCCATATCTGCTGGGATTGGAAATTTGACTGGTCTAAGAGAACTTCATCTTAGTGATAATTCACTTTCAGGTCCCGTGCCCACTGAGATTGGAATTTGTAATAGTCTAAAACTTATCGATCTGCGTGATAATTCACTCTTTGGACCCATACCTGCTGGGATTGGGAATTTGACTGGTCTAAGATTGCTTTATCTTGATCATAATTCACTCTTCGGAGTCATACCTGCTGGGATTGGGAAGTTGACTGGTCTAAGAGAGCTTCGTCTTAACGATAATTCACTTTCAGGTCCCATACCCATTGAGATTGGCAAGCTTTCCAACCTCACCGTTCTTTCTCTCTCCA GAGAAATCCCAGTAGAAATTGGGTCTCTTTCAGCACTACAAACTTTAAATCTATCAAAAAACAATTTTGTCGGCCAAATTCCAGAGGCAATTGGTGGCATGAAGTTATTGGAAACTCTGGCTCTGTCATTCAATAAGTTATCCGGAGTCATTCCTCAAAGCTTTTCGGCGTTGAATTCTCTGAGCCACTTGAATCTGTCTTACAACAATCTATCGGGAGCGATTCCATCGGGGAATCAACTTCGGACGCTGGAGGATGCATCCATTTATATTGGAAATGTCCAACTCTGTGGACCTCCGGTGACCAAGAGTTGCTCCGACGATCCCAACGTCGATTCGACAGAAGAGGAGTACGAACAAGGATCTCATGTGCTGTCATTTTACTTTGGTACCGGGCTCGGATATTTGGTCGGCTTATGGAGTGTGTTCGTGATCATGCTGTTCAAGAAAGATTGGAGACTCTTCTATTTTGCAATGATGGACAAGATATACGACAGAGCTTATGTGGCAATCAAGATAAGAATGCGAAATTGGAATGACGCAGCTGGTCGAACGTGA